A part of Aspergillus flavus chromosome 5, complete sequence genomic DNA contains:
- a CDS encoding putative ZIP zinc transporter (unnamed protein product), with protein sequence MARLFSTPHRLAFALAAGLVLFSVLAVAKDAIPVGELSVSQIEDELQNCPLVESLNEHKRATNPQTTSLTSKIFAVLFPGSPAVNAILATAYISGPPNFLLALCPPNIDPSSLSVMVAFAVGGLMGDTLFHLLPEIFLGEDSPDHVRFVMVEPNRNLLLGLGIMVGFFTFVAMDKTLRIATGGEGHDHSHGHSHSHEPSTAVTTSTSPDNKSSGDLKQRKPTKEQAVADPSPEKEINPSVKLGGYLNLIADFTHNITDGLAMSSSFYASPTIGATTTVAVFFHEIPHEVGDFALLVQSGFSKKKAMGAQFVTAIGAFLGTFIGIAVQEFGGSHGAAAADAAEGVVSGLWGTSLQWGDMLLPFTAGTFLYVGTVSVIPELLETGKDKKVEIKKTIVQFLAVALGAGIMLAYVSLSLFSLFFSKHTIISEWGLLT encoded by the exons ATGGCTCGGCTTTTCTCTACGCCGCATAGGCTTGCCTTTGCGCTGGCTGCTGGATTGGTTCTTTTCAGTGTACTAGCGGTTGCCAAAGATGCGATTCCCGTTGGTGAGCTCTCTGTAAGCCAGATCGAGGATGAATTGCAG AATTGCCCTCTCGTGGAATCTCTTAACGAGCACAAGCGTGCCACCAACCCCCAAACCACCAGCCTGACCTCGAAGATCTTCGCCGTCCTTTTCCCTGGTAGCCCAGCTGTAAACGCAATTCTGGCCACTGCGTATATCTCCGGACCCCCAA ACTTCCTCCTGGCACTATGCCCCCCCAACATCGACCCCTCATCCTTGTCCGTGATGGTAGCTTTCGCCGTGGGTGGGCTGATGGGCGACACATTATTCCACCTCCTACCTGAGATCTTCCTCGGCGAAGACAGCCCCGACCACGTCCGCTTCGTCATGGTCGAGCCGAACAGAAACCTCCTCCTGGGACTCGGCATAATGGTCggcttcttcaccttcgtGGCAATGGACAAAACCCTCCGCATCGCAACCGGCGGCGAAGGCCACGACCATTCCCACGGCCACAGTCACTCCCACGAACCCTCCACAGCCGTAACAACCAGCACCTCACCCGACAATAAGTCCTCTGGCGACCTCAAGCAGCGCAAGCCCACCAAGGAACAAGCCGTCGCAGACCCCTCccccgaaaaggaaattaaCCCCAGCGTCAAACTCGGCGGCTACCTCAACCTGATCGCCGACTTCACCCACAACATCACCGACGGCCTGGCCATGTCCTCGTCCTTCTATGCTTCACCTACCATCGGCGCAACCACCACCGTCGCCGTCTTCTTCCACGAAATTCCCCACGAGGTCGGCGACTTCGCCCTCCTTGTGCAGTCTGGcttctcgaagaagaaggccatgGGCGCACAGTTCGTTACCGCTATCGGTGCCTTCTTGGGTACGTTTATCGGTATCGCAGTGCAGGAGTTCGGCGGTAGTCatggtgctgctgctgctgacgCTGCTGAGGGAGTGGTGAGTGGTCTTTGGGGCACCAGTTTGCAGTGGGGTGATATGCTTTTGCCGTTTACGGCGGGGACCTTCCTTTATGTAGGGACTGTGTCTGTTATCCCTGAGTTGTTGGAAACGGggaaggataagaaggtcGAGATTAAGAAGACTATTGTGCAGTTTTTGGCTGTTGCGCTTGGGGCGGGGATTATGCTTGCGtatgtttctctttccctcttctcgcttttcttttccaaacACACCATTATATCTGAGTGGGGTTTGCTAACATAA